A region of the Geoalkalibacter sp. genome:
GTACTGACAATTCTGTTGAGATTATTGAAAAATACAAAAATAATTTAAGTTATTGGATTAGTGAAAAAGATCATGGCCATGGAGATGCTTTAAATAAAGGTTTTGCTAAGTCAACAGGTGAAATTATGGCTTGGATTAATAGTGACGACAAATATACTCCCTGGGCATTTTCTACAGTTTCTCAAATTTTTCAAGAATTTCCACATGTTGAATGGATTGTTGGATACAACTCTTGGTGGAATATTCACGGTAGCATGATTAAGGCTAAAAGAGTCCCTGTAAATATTTATGATTATTTGATTGGCAATTCATCATGGATTCAGCAAGAGTCGGTTTTTTGGCGAAGGAGTCTATGGGAACGTGCTGGTGGGTACATCGATTCAAGCTTTAAATTCATGGTTGATGGCGAATTGTGGAGCAGGTTTTTTCTTCATTCTGATTTGTATTCTGTTGATTCAATTCTTGGTGGCTATCGTATGCATGGTAAAAATAGAGCATTGGAAAATTGGGAGAAATGTAATTTAGAGATGATTAGTGCAATTAAAAAAATGAAGTTAGAAATCGATGGTGACGTAATCCAGCGTGCAAAATTTTTAAAGATGGCGAAATTCATAAATAGGAATTTCTTTTTTAAAAGTAGTTTTTTTTCAAAGGTATTTTGTGAAATTTTTAAATTTCCAATGTATAAAAATTTACAATATGAGGATGGGATCTGGAAAGAAAAAAAATTGCCTTTTCGCTTGAGATAAACATGTCTATTAAATTAGAAAAATTAAAATAATTGCAATAACAGGATAGGTGCAATGTAAAAAAATTAAAAAACACTATTGTTTCTGTTTTGCCGCAAAAATATTCAAATTCTAAGGCTATCATTAAGTAACGGATGGAATCGGTTAACCATTCCACCCCATAGCTTCGCCAGGAGCCCCGCATGTCGCAAAAAACCGCACTGATCACCGGCGTCACCGGCCAGGACGGCGCCTACCTCGCTGAATTCCTTCTAAAAAAAGGGTACATCGTCCATGGCGTCAAGCGTCGTGCATCGCTGTTCAACACCGATCGCATCGATCATCTCTACCAGGATCCGCATGTGGAGAATCGTCACTTCATCCTCCACTACGGCGATCTGACCGATTCGACCAATCTGATCCGCATCATTCAGCAGGTGCAGCCGGACGAGATCTATAATCTTGCCGCGCAGTCCCATGTGGCCGTGTCTTTTGAAACGCCCGAATACACCGCCAACGCCGACGGAGTCGGCACCCTGCGGATTCTCGAAGCCATCCGCATTCTCGGTTTGGAGAAAAAAACCCGCTTTTATCAGGCCTCGACCAGTGAGCTGTATGGTCTGGTGCAGGAGGTGCCGCAGAAAGAAACCACGCCCTTTTACCCGCGCTCGCCCTACGCTGTGGCCAAGCTCTATGCCTACTGGATCACCGTCAACTACCGCGAAGCCTATGGGATGTACGCCTGCAACGGGATTCTGTTTAACCACGAGTCGCCGATTCGCGGGGAAACCTTCGTCACGCGCAAGATCACTCGTGCCATGGCGCGCATCGCCTTGGGCCTGCAGGATTGCCTTTATCTCGGCAACATGAACGCCCTGCGCGATTGGGGTCATGCCCGCGATTACGTCGAGGCCCAGTGGCTCATGCTGCAGCAGGAGCAACCCGAGGATTTCGTTATTGCCACCGGGGTGCAGGTTTCGGTGCGTGATTTCGTCGATGCCGCCGCCAAGGAGTTGGGCATCAAGCTGCGCTGGGAAGGCGAGGGGGTCGACGAAATCGGCGTGGTCGAATCGGTGCAGGATGAAACAAAAGTCAAGACCTCGCCGGGCACCACGATTGTACGGGTCGATCCGCGCTATTTCCGGCCGACGGAAGTCGAAACCCTGCTCGGTGATCCGAGCAAGGCGAGGGAAAAGCTGGGCTGGACGGCAACGACTTCGCTGCAGGAACTGGTGAGCGAGATGGTGCGCAGCGACCTGGAGGATGCCCAGCGTGATGAACTCTGTCGCAGGGAGGGGTTTCAGACCTTCAACTACCATGAATAAGCAGGCAAAAATTTTCGTCGCCGGGCACCATGGGCTGGTTGGCTCGGCCATTGTTCGTCGCCTGCGGGCCGCGGGTTACGACAACCTGGTGCTGCGCTCGCGCGCGGAGCTCGATCTGTGCGAACAGGCGGCGGTCCGAGAATTTTTCCGGCGGGAGAAACCCGAGTATGTGTTTCTCGCCGCCGCCAAGGTGGGGGGCATCGTCGCCAACAGCACCTGGCCTGCCGACTTCATCTACGAGAATCTGGCGATCCAGACCAACGTCATTCACAGTGCCTGGGAAAATGGCGTCACACGCCTGCTGTTTCTCGGATCATCCTGCATCTATCCAAAATTCGCACCTCAGCCCATGCGTGAGGAGCACCTTCTTACCGGCGAACTCGAGCCGACCAACGAGCCCTACGCCGTGGCCAAGATCGCCGGCATCAAGATGTGCCAGTCCTACAACCGGCAGCACGGCACGCATTTTCTCTCGGTGATGCCGACCAATCTTTACGGTCCCAACGACAATTTCGATCTGACCAGCTCGCATGTCATCCCGGCGCTGATGCGCAAAGTCCATGAAGCAAAAATCCATGGCGCGCCGACCGTTGAAATTTGGGGGACGGGTACGCCGCGCCGTGAGTTTTTGCATGTCGACGATATGGCCGATGCCTGCGTGTATGTCATGGAGACGCCGCAAGCCAGGCTCGATGCCCAGGCCGCGCCGTTCTGGAATGTCGGTACGGGCACGGATGTGACCATTGCCGAATTGGCGCAAATCATCTGTGATGTCGTCGGTTATCAGGGCAAACTGGTTTTCAATACGGAAAAACCCGATGGTGCGCCGCGCAAGCTGCTGGATGTGAGGCGCTTGCAGGATCTGGGCTGGAAGGCGCGTATTGATTTGCACACCGGACTCGCCGATACCTACCAGTGGTTTTTGCAAAACCAGCATCGAGGGTGAGTATGAACCTGGGCGAACAGATCGACGATCATTTCTTCCGTCATGCCGAGACGCTTGAATTGGCGCGAAAGGCGCTGGCGCCGACCATTGTGAAATGCACCGAGGCGCTGACCCATGCCTTGCGGGCCGGCAACAAGATTTTGCTTATGGGCAACGGCGGTTCCGCCGCTGATGCCCAGCATTTCGCCGCCGAGCTGGTGGGGCGCTTTCTGCGCGAGCGCCGCGCGCTACCCGCGATTGCGCTGACCACCGATACTTCGCTGCTGACCGCCGTGGCCAATGATTTTGGTTTCGAGCAGGTGTTCAAACGCCAGGTGGAAGCCTTGGCCCGACCGGGCGATGTGGTGGTGGGCATCTCCACCAGCGGCAATTCGCCCAATGTCGCCCTGGCCCTGGAGGCGGCGCGCGCCATCGGCTGTATGACCGTCGGATTATTGGGTCGAGACGGCGGCGGCATCGCCCCCCTGGTCGATATCGCTCTGACGGTGCCGGCCCAGCAAACGCCCCATATCCAGGAAGCCCATATCACCATCATTCATCTGCTCTGCGATCTGGTGGAGCGCACCCTGTTCGCCGAGGGCGAAAAATGAGCCGAACCTACCGTCCCATCGATCTGTCCCGCATCAAGACCTACTCCATCAAAACCCGCGACAACAAGGTCAATGTGCGCGAGCATTTCGCAACGCCTCCGCGCGCGGGTCTGAGCTTTGCAGAGTTTTTCGCCGGGATGCCCCGGCTGCTGGGTGCCGACAGCCTGCGCGGCGTGGTTGATGCGGTGGTCGAGGCGCGGCGCCGCGATCGGCCCGTGGTTCTGGCCATGGGCGGGCACGTGATCAAGTGCGGGTTGCAGCCGGTGCTTAAAGCGCTGATCGAGGCCGGGGTGATTACGGCGGTGGCGATGAACGGCTCGGCGGCGATTCACGATTTCGAGGTGTCCCTGGTCGGTGCCACCTCCGAGGATGTGGGGGCGGTGCTGCATTCCGGCGATTTCGGTTTCTCCGAGGAGACCGGCGGCGGCATGAACCGCGCTCTGCAGGCAGGACTTGCTTCAGGCCTGGGCTATGGCGAAGCCATTGGCCGCTGCATCGTCGATCAGGGCCATCCCCATCGCGACGCGAGCCTGCTGGCGGCCTGCGTGGACAACGCCATTCCCGTGACCGTGCATGTCGCCCTGGGCACCGATATCATCCATCAGCATCCCAGCGCCGACGGCGCCGTGGCCGGGGAGATGACCTTTCGCGATTTTCGCCTGCTGACTGCCGTTGTTGCCGACCTGAGCGGCGGGGTGTGGCTCAACGTCGGCTCGGCGGTGCTGCTGCCCGAGGTGTTTCTCAAGGCGCTCTCCATCGCCCAGAACCTCGGTCATCAGGTCGATGGCTTCACCACCGCCAATTTCGATATGATCCAGCATTACCGGCCCCTGACCAACGTGGTGAAACGGCCGACCTCGGGCCATGGCCGCGGCTATACCATCACCGGCCACCACGAGATCAACATCCCGCTGCTGGCGGCGGCGGTGCTGGACAGATTCAAGGATCGGGGGTGAGGGGACCATGGATCGCGTTGCAATCGAATCCTTTCTTGCGCGTCTTCCCGGACTCAAAGCCCTGGTGGTCGGCGATCTGATGCTCGATGAATATGTGTGGGGCCGCACCGAGCGCATCTCCCCCGAGGCTCCCGTGCAGGTCGTGGACGTGGTGC
Encoded here:
- the fcl gene encoding GDP-L-fucose synthase, translating into MNKQAKIFVAGHHGLVGSAIVRRLRAAGYDNLVLRSRAELDLCEQAAVREFFRREKPEYVFLAAAKVGGIVANSTWPADFIYENLAIQTNVIHSAWENGVTRLLFLGSSCIYPKFAPQPMREEHLLTGELEPTNEPYAVAKIAGIKMCQSYNRQHGTHFLSVMPTNLYGPNDNFDLTSSHVIPALMRKVHEAKIHGAPTVEIWGTGTPRREFLHVDDMADACVYVMETPQARLDAQAAPFWNVGTGTDVTIAELAQIICDVVGYQGKLVFNTEKPDGAPRKLLDVRRLQDLGWKARIDLHTGLADTYQWFLQNQHRG
- a CDS encoding D-sedoheptulose 7-phosphate isomerase, which encodes MGEQIDDHFFRHAETLELARKALAPTIVKCTEALTHALRAGNKILLMGNGGSAADAQHFAAELVGRFLRERRALPAIALTTDTSLLTAVANDFGFEQVFKRQVEALARPGDVVVGISTSGNSPNVALALEAARAIGCMTVGLLGRDGGGIAPLVDIALTVPAQQTPHIQEAHITIIHLLCDLVERTLFAEGEK
- the gmd gene encoding GDP-mannose 4,6-dehydratase, producing the protein MSQKTALITGVTGQDGAYLAEFLLKKGYIVHGVKRRASLFNTDRIDHLYQDPHVENRHFILHYGDLTDSTNLIRIIQQVQPDEIYNLAAQSHVAVSFETPEYTANADGVGTLRILEAIRILGLEKKTRFYQASTSELYGLVQEVPQKETTPFYPRSPYAVAKLYAYWITVNYREAYGMYACNGILFNHESPIRGETFVTRKITRAMARIALGLQDCLYLGNMNALRDWGHARDYVEAQWLMLQQEQPEDFVIATGVQVSVRDFVDAAAKELGIKLRWEGEGVDEIGVVESVQDETKVKTSPGTTIVRVDPRYFRPTEVETLLGDPSKAREKLGWTATTSLQELVSEMVRSDLEDAQRDELCRREGFQTFNYHE
- a CDS encoding glycosyltransferase family 2 protein, which produces MLKYPENNMKISIVTPSFNQGEFLEETIQSVICQKYKNFEYIIIDGGSTDNSVEIIEKYKNNLSYWISEKDHGHGDALNKGFAKSTGEIMAWINSDDKYTPWAFSTVSQIFQEFPHVEWIVGYNSWWNIHGSMIKAKRVPVNIYDYLIGNSSWIQQESVFWRRSLWERAGGYIDSSFKFMVDGELWSRFFLHSDLYSVDSILGGYRMHGKNRALENWEKCNLEMISAIKKMKLEIDGDVIQRAKFLKMAKFINRNFFFKSSFFSKVFCEIFKFPMYKNLQYEDGIWKEKKLPFRLR